The Pseudomonas sp. FP2309 genome has a window encoding:
- a CDS encoding TSUP family transporter has translation MPFELSVDLTTLAILAAVAFIAGFIDAIAGGGGLLTTPALLTAGMPPHLVLGTNKLSSTFGSATASFTFYRRKLFHPRQWVHAIVGTLIGALAGAVVAHYLPAETLNKMLPVIVFGCGLYLLFGGTPKAALDNDAPIKKKWQSAQGFGLGFYDGVAGPGTGAFWTVSTMLLHPNDLVKASGVARSMNFVSNAAALSVFIFNGSVDWVVGLAMGVSVMGGAFFGARSAISGGAKFIRPVFITVVLGLTVRLAWQHWFSVA, from the coding sequence ATGCCCTTCGAACTCAGCGTTGACCTGACCACCCTCGCCATTCTCGCCGCCGTGGCGTTTATCGCCGGTTTTATCGACGCCATCGCCGGCGGTGGCGGCCTGCTCACCACCCCCGCCCTGCTCACCGCCGGCATGCCGCCGCACTTGGTGCTGGGGACCAACAAGCTCAGCTCCACCTTCGGCTCGGCCACCGCCAGCTTTACCTTCTACCGCCGCAAGCTGTTCCACCCGCGCCAGTGGGTGCACGCCATCGTCGGGACGTTGATCGGAGCACTGGCCGGCGCAGTGGTCGCCCACTACCTGCCCGCAGAGACCCTGAACAAGATGCTGCCGGTGATCGTGTTCGGCTGTGGCCTGTACCTGCTGTTCGGCGGCACGCCCAAGGCAGCGCTGGACAATGACGCACCGATCAAGAAGAAGTGGCAGTCCGCCCAGGGCTTTGGGCTGGGCTTCTACGACGGCGTGGCCGGGCCGGGCACCGGCGCGTTCTGGACGGTGAGCACGATGCTGCTGCACCCCAACGACCTGGTGAAAGCCAGCGGCGTGGCGCGCAGCATGAACTTCGTCAGCAACGCGGCGGCACTGTCGGTATTTATCTTCAATGGCTCGGTGGACTGGGTTGTCGGCCTGGCGATGGGCGTTTCGGTGATGGGTGGCGCGTTCTTTGGCGCACGCAGCGCGATCAGCGGCGGCGCCAAGTTCATTCGCCCGGTGTTCATCACCGTGGTTCTCGGGCTGACGGTGCGCCTAGCCTGGCAGCACTGGTTCAGCGTGGCCTAA
- a CDS encoding PLP-dependent aminotransferase family protein, producing the protein MFVSAIAFVEGAPKVQQIVEAFSQAIENGEWAPGSKLPSVRELTQTLGVSKFTLNEALDRLRGRHLLTSSQGRGYFVAMDSARPASAAWVDLLPQDLLSVLRRPLTTAAGELRPGGGHLPEAWLDNDAMRQAMRSVVRAPSLRIAGLGTPAGLLPLRQALQQKLHGEGLSVPVEQIITTPNTVQGLDMLMRLLARPGDTVLLDAPCYFNFHANLALHGVKVVTLERRPDGFDFTALEHLLAEHRPSLYLTTSVLHNPTSHSFSPSQAFRLLQLTQRYHCHIVEDDLYGDLHPNPPPRLAAVAGLDQVTYLSGFSKILSANTRVSFVVAAPQLAANLTNMKLMSGGVTSELLEQIVYRLLSEGSYARHRKRMVQRLMEAGGRVEQWLRHCGCELPMAFEGGMFIWARLPCGVNGEVLAQEALKHSMLLAPGALFGNDPAHRDSMRFNVAHSDDPRVQQVFEGLLLKAVRGA; encoded by the coding sequence ATGTTTGTATCCGCCATCGCCTTCGTGGAAGGCGCGCCGAAGGTGCAGCAGATCGTCGAGGCGTTCAGCCAGGCCATCGAAAACGGCGAATGGGCACCCGGCAGCAAGTTGCCTTCGGTGCGTGAATTAACCCAGACCCTGGGCGTCAGCAAGTTCACGCTCAACGAGGCGCTGGACCGCCTGCGCGGGCGCCACCTGCTGACCTCAAGCCAGGGCCGCGGTTACTTTGTGGCGATGGACAGCGCGCGCCCGGCGTCAGCGGCCTGGGTCGACCTGTTGCCGCAGGATTTGCTCAGCGTATTGCGCCGGCCGTTGACCACCGCCGCTGGCGAGTTGCGCCCTGGCGGCGGGCATTTGCCGGAAGCGTGGCTGGACAACGATGCCATGCGCCAGGCCATGCGCTCTGTGGTCCGCGCACCGTCGCTGCGCATCGCCGGGCTGGGCACGCCCGCCGGGTTGCTGCCGCTGCGCCAGGCGTTGCAACAGAAGCTGCATGGCGAAGGGTTGTCAGTGCCGGTGGAACAGATCATCACCACCCCCAACACCGTGCAGGGTCTGGACATGCTCATGCGCCTGCTCGCACGTCCCGGCGACACGGTGCTGCTCGACGCGCCGTGCTACTTCAACTTTCACGCCAACCTGGCTTTGCACGGCGTCAAGGTCGTGACCCTGGAGCGTCGCCCCGACGGCTTCGACTTTACCGCCCTCGAACACCTGCTGGCCGAACATCGCCCCAGCCTGTACCTGACCACCAGCGTGCTGCATAACCCCACAAGCCATTCCTTCAGCCCAAGCCAAGCGTTCCGCCTGTTACAACTGACCCAGCGCTACCACTGCCATATCGTCGAGGATGACCTTTATGGCGACCTGCACCCCAACCCTCCACCACGCCTGGCAGCGGTTGCCGGCCTGGACCAGGTCACCTACCTGTCGGGCTTCTCCAAGATCCTCAGCGCCAACACCCGCGTCAGTTTTGTGGTGGCGGCGCCCCAACTGGCGGCCAACCTGACCAACATGAAGCTGATGAGCGGCGGCGTGACCTCGGAACTGCTTGAACAGATTGTCTATCGCCTGCTCAGCGAAGGCAGCTACGCCAGGCACCGCAAGCGCATGGTCCAGCGCTTGATGGAAGCCGGTGGGCGCGTCGAGCAATGGCTGCGGCACTGCGGCTGCGAACTGCCGATGGCCTTCGAAGGCGGGATGTTTATCTGGGCACGCCTGCCGTGCGGGGTGAACGGCGAGGTGCTCGCTCAGGAGGCGCTGAAACACAGCATGTTACTGGCGCCGGGCGCACTGTTCGGCAACGACCCGGCCCATCGCGACTCGATGCGTTTCAACGTGGCCCACAGTGATGATCCACGGGTACAGCAGGTGTTTGAAGGGTTGTTGCTCAAGGCCGTGCGCGGGGCCTGA
- a CDS encoding class I SAM-dependent methyltransferase: MTPDALATLHTHLLTALASPPAETRRLFHGRGRCWPGLEQLTVDWLQGVILVALFKEPKAAQLDALKQLLSDIEWARFGAHTVALQHRYLPQSTTEWLVGEAIDELIITEGGLRYLIDLGKKQNSGLFLDMRYGRHWVREHAKGQHVLNLFAYTCGFSVAAIEGGAEHVVNLDMARGALSRGRDNHRLNGHDLSKVTFLGHDLFKSWAKVTHGGPYDLVIIDPPSFQKGSFLLTKDYQRVLRRLPDLLTPQGTVLACMNDPAFGEDFLIDGVTREAPGLRFVERLQNPPEFPDIDAQSGLKALVFRQG; the protein is encoded by the coding sequence ATGACCCCAGACGCACTCGCCACCCTGCACACCCACTTGCTCACCGCCCTGGCCAGCCCACCCGCTGAAACCCGACGCCTGTTCCACGGGCGCGGTCGCTGCTGGCCGGGCCTGGAGCAACTGACGGTGGACTGGCTGCAAGGGGTGATCCTGGTGGCATTGTTCAAGGAGCCCAAAGCAGCGCAACTGGACGCGCTGAAACAGCTGCTGAGCGACATCGAATGGGCACGCTTCGGCGCGCACACCGTCGCACTGCAACACCGCTACCTGCCGCAAAGCACCACCGAGTGGCTGGTGGGCGAAGCCATCGATGAACTGATCATCACCGAAGGCGGCCTGCGCTACCTGATCGACCTGGGCAAGAAACAGAACAGCGGATTGTTCCTCGACATGCGCTACGGCCGCCACTGGGTGCGCGAGCACGCCAAGGGCCAGCATGTCCTCAACCTGTTCGCCTACACCTGCGGGTTCTCGGTGGCGGCCATCGAAGGCGGCGCCGAGCACGTGGTGAATCTGGACATGGCCCGTGGCGCCCTGAGCCGGGGTCGCGACAACCATCGTCTCAATGGCCACGACTTGAGCAAGGTCACGTTTCTGGGCCACGACCTGTTCAAATCCTGGGCCAAAGTCACCCACGGCGGCCCGTACGACCTGGTGATCATCGACCCGCCGTCATTCCAGAAAGGCAGCTTCCTGCTGACCAAAGACTACCAGCGCGTACTGCGCCGCCTGCCGGACCTGCTCACGCCACAGGGCACGGTGCTGGCGTGCATGAACGACCCGGCCTTTGGCGAAGACTTCCTGATCGACGGCGTGACCCGCGAAGCGCCGGGCCTGCGCTTTGTGGAGCGCCTGCAAAACCCACCGGAATTTCCGGATATTGACGCGCAAAGTGGCTTGAAGGCCCTGGTGTTCCGCCAGGGTTGA
- the pcsA gene encoding phosphatidylcholine synthase, translating into MISTLHVARIKAWGAHGFTATGVVLAFLATLALLENSPKACLLWLGLALVVDGVDGSLARRLNVSTVLPSFDGSVLDLVIDYLTYVFIPALFIYRYIDLPEFTHLFTVSVILVSSLFCFCNVNMKSKDNYFVGFPAAWNVVALCVYIIQPEAWVTLLTVIGLALLTVTPMKFLHPFRVKRFMPLNIAVTTIWLLCSFLMVVDYPNTNPWTFGLWSLMSAYFLGICVWRTALEWLDKRHG; encoded by the coding sequence GTGATATCGACCCTGCATGTAGCCAGAATCAAAGCCTGGGGGGCCCACGGCTTTACCGCCACCGGCGTGGTGCTGGCGTTTTTGGCCACGCTGGCGCTGCTTGAGAACTCACCCAAGGCCTGCCTGCTGTGGCTGGGCCTGGCGCTGGTGGTGGACGGCGTGGACGGTTCCCTGGCGCGACGCTTGAACGTCAGCACGGTGCTGCCCAGCTTTGACGGCTCGGTACTTGACCTGGTGATCGACTACCTCACCTACGTGTTCATTCCGGCACTGTTTATCTACCGCTATATCGATCTGCCGGAGTTCACGCACCTGTTCACGGTGTCGGTGATCCTGGTGTCGTCGCTGTTCTGCTTCTGCAACGTCAACATGAAGAGCAAAGACAACTATTTCGTCGGTTTCCCCGCCGCCTGGAACGTGGTTGCCCTGTGTGTGTACATCATCCAGCCCGAGGCGTGGGTAACGCTGCTGACCGTGATCGGCCTGGCGCTGCTGACCGTGACGCCGATGAAGTTTTTGCACCCGTTCCGCGTCAAGCGCTTTATGCCGCTCAATATCGCGGTGACCACTATCTGGTTGCTGTGCAGCTTTTTGATGGTGGTGGACTACCCCAACACCAACCCGTGGACCTTTGGGTTGTGGTCGCTGATGTCGGCGTACTTTTTGGGGATCTGCGTGTGGCGCACGGCCTTGGAGTGGCTCGACAAACGTCACGGCTGA
- a CDS encoding ribonucleotide-diphosphate reductase subunit beta — translation MLSWDEVDNEDTGAAVIKGANAGHASEANMDRLDGAGAAAALEARHVTANDSAAIIRAKAALDKLDVAEGLAELEGASARVAVDEKRMINCRADLNQLVPFKYDWAWQKYLDGCANHWMPQEVNMTADIALWKNPEGLTDDERRIVMRNLGFFSTADSLVANNLVLAVYRLITNPECRQYILRQAFEEAIHTHAYQYCIESLAMDEGEIFNMYHEIPSVAKKAAWGLKYTRSISDPKFETGTVDTDKELLRNLVAYYCVLEGIFFYCGFTQILSMGRRNKMTGVAEQFQYILRDESMHLNFGIDVINQIKIENPHLWDAEMKEEATQMILQGTQLEIEYARDTMPRGVLGMNAAMMEDYLKFIANRRLSQIGLKEEYPGTTNPFPWMSEIMDLKKEKNFFETRVIEYQTGGALSWD, via the coding sequence ATGCTGAGTTGGGATGAAGTCGACAACGAAGACACCGGTGCAGCGGTGATCAAGGGCGCCAATGCCGGCCATGCCAGCGAAGCCAACATGGATCGTCTCGACGGTGCCGGCGCCGCCGCTGCCCTGGAAGCGCGCCACGTGACTGCCAACGACTCCGCCGCCATCATCCGCGCCAAGGCCGCCCTGGACAAACTCGACGTTGCCGAAGGCCTCGCCGAACTCGAAGGCGCCTCCGCCCGTGTCGCCGTCGACGAAAAGCGCATGATCAACTGCCGCGCCGACCTCAACCAGCTCGTGCCCTTCAAGTACGACTGGGCCTGGCAGAAGTACCTCGACGGCTGCGCCAACCACTGGATGCCGCAAGAGGTCAACATGACCGCCGACATCGCCCTGTGGAAAAACCCCGAAGGCCTGACCGACGACGAACGCCGCATCGTCATGCGCAACCTGGGCTTCTTCTCCACCGCCGATTCCCTGGTCGCCAACAACCTCGTGCTGGCTGTGTACCGCCTGATCACCAACCCGGAGTGCCGCCAGTACATCCTGCGCCAGGCCTTCGAAGAAGCGATCCACACCCACGCCTACCAGTACTGCATCGAATCGCTGGCCATGGATGAAGGCGAGATCTTCAACATGTACCACGAGATCCCATCGGTGGCTAAAAAGGCCGCCTGGGGCCTCAAATACACCCGCTCGATCTCCGATCCGAAGTTCGAAACCGGCACCGTCGACACCGACAAAGAGTTGCTGCGCAACCTGGTCGCCTACTACTGCGTCCTGGAAGGCATCTTCTTCTATTGCGGCTTTACCCAGATCCTCTCCATGGGCCGCCGCAACAAAATGACCGGCGTGGCCGAACAGTTCCAATACATCCTGCGCGATGAGTCGATGCACCTGAACTTCGGTATCGACGTGATCAACCAGATCAAAATCGAAAACCCGCACTTGTGGGATGCCGAGATGAAAGAAGAAGCGACCCAGATGATTCTGCAGGGCACGCAGCTGGAGATTGAATACGCGCGCGATACCATGCCTCGCGGTGTACTCGGCATGAATGCGGCGATGATGGAGGATTATCTGAAGTTCATCGCGAATCGTCGGTTGTCGCAGATCGGGTTGAAGGAAGAGTACCCAGGGACGACTAATCCGTTCCCGTGGATGAGCGAGATTATGGACTTGAAGAAAGAGAAAAACTTCTTCGAAACCCGTGTGATCGAGTACCAGACCGGCGGAGCGCTGAGCTGGGATTGA
- a CDS encoding DUF1289 domain-containing protein, with protein sequence MPNQTIKTPCIGLCSTVYGDLVCRGCKRYHHEVIQWNGYNAEEKQAVWLRLEQLLVQVMASKLEVFDPQRLRQQLEDRKIRFVPHQSPYCWAYQLIARGARVMSRLDAYGLALLPEFRDRHLTDLRDAIDREFFLLSEAHYERYIAPGFLKEAFGPALIATC encoded by the coding sequence ATGCCCAACCAAACCATCAAGACCCCCTGCATCGGCCTGTGCTCCACCGTTTACGGTGACCTTGTGTGCCGGGGGTGCAAGCGCTATCACCATGAGGTGATCCAGTGGAATGGCTACAACGCCGAGGAAAAACAGGCAGTGTGGCTGCGCCTTGAGCAGTTACTGGTGCAAGTGATGGCCAGCAAGCTGGAAGTGTTCGACCCACAGCGTCTGCGCCAGCAGTTGGAAGACCGCAAAATTCGCTTTGTGCCGCATCAGTCGCCGTATTGCTGGGCGTACCAACTGATCGCACGCGGCGCGCGGGTCATGTCCAGGCTGGATGCCTACGGGTTGGCGTTACTGCCGGAGTTTCGTGACCGCCACCTAACGGACTTGCGCGACGCGATCGATCGCGAGTTTTTCCTGTTGTCCGAGGCGCACTACGAACGGTACATCGCACCGGGATTCTTGAAGGAAGCCTTCGGACCCGCTCTGATCGCGACCTGCTAG
- a CDS encoding LysE family translocator translates to MTSALTLSSFLYFLLFCATVTFSPGPMTLLLLSLGLKDGLRHSIPAQIGASVSYLISILIFAVGFSALIKGNVAITQSIQLVGVAYILYLACKQWTSSGVSIGKVAAVEGSRSLFGKGLLTGFSNPKAIIMFSAVFPQFTGAGEHSSAADIAILGTTFLLLQFASGCLYCYFGQRIKHVLENPTRRVLLQRITAVLLLVVALMLARGFSH, encoded by the coding sequence ATGACAAGTGCATTAACGCTGTCTTCGTTTCTCTACTTCCTGCTGTTCTGCGCCACCGTCACCTTCAGCCCCGGCCCCATGACCCTGTTGCTGTTGAGTCTGGGTTTGAAGGATGGCCTGCGCCATTCGATCCCGGCGCAGATCGGCGCCAGTGTGTCCTACCTGATTTCGATCCTGATTTTTGCCGTAGGCTTCTCGGCCTTGATCAAGGGCAACGTTGCCATCACCCAGAGCATTCAGCTTGTCGGCGTGGCCTACATCCTTTACCTGGCCTGCAAACAGTGGACCAGCAGCGGCGTATCGATCGGCAAGGTGGCAGCCGTGGAAGGCTCGCGCAGCCTGTTCGGCAAGGGATTGTTGACCGGGTTTTCCAACCCCAAGGCCATCATTATGTTCAGCGCCGTGTTCCCGCAGTTCACGGGGGCAGGGGAGCACAGCTCGGCGGCCGACATCGCGATCCTCGGCACGACATTCCTGTTGCTGCAATTTGCCAGTGGTTGCTTGTATTGCTACTTCGGCCAACGCATCAAGCATGTGCTGGAAAACCCCACGCGTCGGGTGCTGCTGCAGCGAATCACGGCGGTGTTGCTGTTGGTGGTGGCGCTGATGTTGGCGCGCGGTTTTTCCCACTAG
- a CDS encoding diguanylate cyclase, with translation MPAAGGKGLPLARRLYTSRTLGLTLGFVCVVFGMYPLNPPLWVWVWMVINAFVWPSLGYQLSLRSANALRSERRNLLFDSFCGGFWAGAMHFNPLPAVTSLSMMTMNNVAIGGLRFMLAGWVAQALGIGTALLIFAPSFIAVTTEAQLYACLPILMVYPLALGWICYRQAVTLTRQKHEFLALSRTDSLSGLLNHGAWKDHLDIEFQRCRREQQGAAIALIDIDHFKLINDTYGHVTGDIVLRQLSKVLRQSLRIPDLAGRYGGDEFCVILPGMPLNRATEVMDALRDRFNALAYAQDPTLRASLSIGLALYQPGHVDAISWLNDADLALYEAKSNGRNRVNAAQGVWLRSV, from the coding sequence ATGCCAGCCGCCGGAGGAAAGGGACTTCCGCTCGCTCGCCGCTTGTACACATCTCGCACCTTGGGGCTGACGCTCGGATTTGTATGCGTGGTGTTTGGCATGTACCCGCTGAACCCGCCGTTGTGGGTGTGGGTCTGGATGGTGATCAACGCGTTTGTCTGGCCCTCCCTGGGCTACCAACTGTCGCTGCGTAGCGCCAATGCCCTGCGCAGCGAACGGCGCAACCTGTTGTTCGATTCGTTCTGCGGCGGCTTCTGGGCCGGCGCCATGCACTTCAACCCGCTGCCCGCCGTCACCAGCCTGTCAATGATGACCATGAACAACGTGGCCATCGGCGGTCTGCGTTTCATGCTCGCGGGCTGGGTTGCCCAGGCGTTGGGCATCGGCACGGCGCTGCTGATCTTCGCCCCCTCGTTCATCGCGGTGACCACCGAGGCGCAACTCTATGCCTGCCTGCCGATCCTGATGGTATATCCCTTGGCGCTGGGTTGGATCTGCTACCGCCAGGCGGTGACCCTGACTCGGCAAAAACACGAATTTCTAGCCCTGAGCCGCACCGACAGCTTGTCCGGCCTGCTCAACCATGGGGCCTGGAAAGACCATCTGGACATCGAATTTCAACGCTGCCGCCGCGAGCAGCAGGGCGCAGCGATTGCGCTGATCGACATCGACCATTTCAAGCTGATCAATGACACCTACGGTCACGTCACCGGCGACATCGTTCTGCGTCAACTGAGCAAAGTCCTGCGCCAGAGCCTGCGCATCCCCGACCTGGCCGGGCGCTACGGCGGGGATGAGTTCTGCGTAATCCTGCCCGGCATGCCACTCAACCGTGCCACTGAAGTGATGGACGCCTTGCGTGACCGCTTCAACGCCCTGGCCTACGCCCAGGACCCCACGTTGCGCGCCAGTTTGAGCATCGGCCTGGCGCTTTACCAGCCGGGGCATGTCGATGCGATCAGTTGGCTTAACGATGCCGACCTGGCGTTGTACGAGGCCAAGAGCAACGGACGCAACCGTGTCAACGCGGCGCAGGGCGTTTGGTTGCGGTCTGTTTAG
- a CDS encoding M20/M25/M40 family metallo-hydrolase: MLFTFPRTLLAVTLALSFPLAAYSAEPHKQIQADAQQYKAEALTLLERLVNIDSGSGYGPGLTQVSEIAVDELTQLGFSIERVPDAAANSSHVIATLKGSGKAKILLMAHMDTVFKEGSAAERPFQIKDGRAYGPGVMDDKGGIVAGIYALKVLKNQGFKDFGQITFLLDASEETGSDIASDLIRNTAKAHDVTLNLEPGRPADGLVVWRKGSATAVVEVKGKAAHAGVAPELGRNAAMEAAHQILQLGKLGDEEKKTTINFTVIKAGDRTNVIPDQATAKADVRAALPEEFDRIEKDLVRVSANKLIPETEVTTSLKRGLPPMPQTPESDKLVAIAQGIYGELGKTLTIEGSGGAADASLSAGVGTPTLDGFGIVGGNIHTPEEYAEVESVVPRVYLLSRMIMELSKR; encoded by the coding sequence ATGCTCTTCACCTTCCCCCGTACCCTTCTGGCCGTCACCCTGGCGTTGTCGTTCCCACTGGCGGCTTACAGTGCCGAACCCCACAAGCAGATCCAGGCGGACGCTCAGCAGTACAAGGCTGAGGCCCTGACACTGCTGGAGCGCCTGGTGAACATTGACTCGGGCTCTGGCTACGGGCCGGGCCTGACCCAGGTCAGCGAGATCGCGGTCGACGAACTGACACAGCTGGGCTTCAGTATCGAACGGGTACCGGATGCCGCCGCCAACAGCAGCCATGTGATTGCCACCCTGAAAGGCAGCGGCAAGGCCAAGATTTTGCTGATGGCCCACATGGACACCGTGTTTAAAGAAGGCTCAGCCGCCGAGCGCCCGTTCCAGATCAAGGACGGCCGCGCCTATGGGCCCGGCGTGATGGACGACAAAGGCGGCATCGTCGCCGGTATCTACGCGCTCAAAGTCCTCAAAAACCAGGGCTTCAAGGACTTCGGGCAAATCACCTTTCTGCTCGATGCCAGCGAAGAAACCGGCTCCGACATCGCCTCCGATCTGATTCGCAACACCGCCAAAGCCCACGACGTGACGCTGAACCTCGAACCCGGCCGCCCCGCAGACGGCCTGGTGGTATGGCGCAAAGGCAGCGCCACCGCTGTGGTCGAAGTCAAAGGCAAAGCCGCCCACGCCGGGGTCGCCCCGGAACTGGGGCGCAACGCGGCCATGGAAGCCGCGCACCAGATCCTGCAACTGGGCAAGCTGGGCGATGAAGAGAAAAAAACCACCATCAACTTCACCGTGATCAAGGCCGGCGACCGCACCAACGTCATCCCCGACCAAGCCACCGCCAAAGCCGACGTGCGCGCCGCATTGCCGGAAGAGTTCGATCGGATCGAGAAAGACCTGGTACGCGTTTCAGCGAACAAACTGATCCCGGAAACCGAAGTCACCACCAGCCTCAAACGCGGCCTGCCGCCGATGCCACAGACGCCGGAATCGGACAAATTGGTAGCGATCGCCCAGGGGATTTATGGGGAACTGGGCAAAACGTTGACGATTGAAGGCAGCGGCGGCGCGGCGGATGCGAGCCTGTCGGCCGGGGTGGGCACGCCTACATTGGATGGGTTTGGGATTGTGGGGGGCAATATTCACACGCCCGAGGAGTATGCCGAGGTGGAGAGTGTGGTGCCGCGGGTTTACCTGCTTAGCCGGATGATTATGGAGCTTTCGAAGCGGTGA